From a single Sphingosinicellaceae bacterium genomic region:
- a CDS encoding LON peptidase substrate-binding domain-containing protein, producing MIDIPNSESGPESSDETLVLPDALPVFPLSGALLLPRGVLPLNIFEPRYLAMIRDAMKGAKAIGIVQPRDPEADPSPLYQVGCAGRISDFRETGDGRIIVALTGVTRFGIVRELDVTTRYRQVVADYAPFEDDLEEPRPVAAAVRAELEAKLRTYLDDQGLSADWEAVSGADDESLVTTLSAVCPFEPVEKQALLEATDLPARAATLTALMTFAHGGTADSLQ from the coding sequence ATGATCGATATTCCCAACTCCGAGTCCGGCCCTGAATCCAGCGACGAGACGCTGGTCCTGCCCGACGCGCTGCCGGTGTTCCCGCTCAGCGGCGCGCTGCTGCTGCCGCGCGGAGTGCTGCCGCTCAACATCTTCGAGCCTCGCTATCTGGCCATGATCCGCGACGCGATGAAGGGTGCGAAAGCGATCGGCATCGTCCAGCCGCGCGACCCCGAAGCCGACCCGTCGCCGCTGTATCAGGTCGGTTGCGCCGGCCGGATCAGCGATTTCCGCGAGACCGGCGACGGCCGCATCATCGTCGCACTGACCGGCGTCACCCGCTTCGGCATCGTCCGCGAGCTCGACGTGACGACACGCTACCGGCAGGTGGTCGCCGACTATGCGCCGTTCGAGGACGACCTCGAGGAGCCCCGGCCGGTTGCTGCCGCGGTCCGTGCCGAGCTCGAGGCCAAGCTCCGCACCTACCTCGACGACCAGGGCCTCAGCGCCGACTGGGAAGCGGTCAGCGGTGCCGACGACGAGTCGCTGGTGACGACGCTCAGCGCGGTCTGCCCGTTCGAGCCGGTCGAGAAGCAGGCCCTGCTCGAGGCGACCGACCTGCCCGCCCGCGCCGCGACCCTGACCGCACTGATGACCTTCGCCCACGGCGGCACTGCCGACAGCCTGCAGTGA
- the pnp gene encoding polyribonucleotide nucleotidyltransferase: protein MFTIHKQEVDFGGRKLTLETGRIARQADGAVLATYGETVVLCAVTAAKSVKEGQDFFPLTVHYQEKFSAAGRIPGGFFKRERGATEHETLTSRLIDRPIRPLFPEGFYNEVLIIAQVLSYDGENEADIVALIAASAALTLSGVPFMGPLAAARVGYIDGQYICNPTKDQIKAGSLELIAAGTHDAILMVESEAKELSEEVMLGAVMYAHNQSKPVIEAIIKLAEAAAKEPWELKSDDSSSTLDKIKGAVGDTIADAYKIIAKADRQSALGKAKATVKELFKDSAPAEALKASKLVKKVEGSIVRQAILKEGKRIDGRNTTTVRPIEAMVGFLPRTHGSALFTRGETQAIVSTTLGTSDAEQMIDGLDGLRYERFMLHYNFPPYSVGEVGRFGAPSRRDIGHGKLAWRAINPLLPTKEAFPYTIRVLSDITESNGSSSMATVCGASLALMDAGVPLTRPVAGIAMGLILEGKEFAVISDILGDEDHLGDMDFKVAGTSDGITALQMDIKVAGITEEIMKVALAQAKDGREHILGEMAKALDTTRTEMSAHAPRIETLQIDKSKIRDVIGTGGKIIREIVATTGAKVNIEDDGTVKIASSDPAQIEAAKKWILGITQEAEVGKVYDGKVVSMVDFGAFVNFMGAKDGLVHISEIKNERVTNVKDVLTEGQAVKVKVLAMDERGKVRLSMRLVDQETGAEIADTRPPREGGEESRGPRREGGPRRDGGAGGGDRGGRGGGDRGPRSEGGDRGPRRDGGDRGPRNEGGDRGPRLERTPEAAESEPTFAPSFLTGDRD, encoded by the coding sequence ATGTTCACGATCCACAAGCAGGAAGTCGATTTCGGCGGCCGCAAGCTCACCCTCGAGACCGGCCGCATCGCGCGCCAGGCCGATGGTGCCGTCCTCGCCACCTACGGCGAAACCGTCGTGCTCTGCGCCGTGACGGCCGCCAAGAGCGTCAAGGAAGGCCAGGATTTCTTCCCGCTGACCGTCCATTACCAGGAGAAGTTCTCCGCCGCCGGTCGTATCCCGGGCGGCTTCTTCAAGCGCGAGCGCGGTGCCACCGAGCACGAGACGCTGACGTCGCGCCTGATCGATCGTCCGATCCGCCCGCTGTTCCCGGAAGGCTTCTACAACGAAGTCCTGATCATCGCGCAGGTCCTCAGCTACGACGGCGAGAACGAGGCCGACATCGTCGCGCTGATCGCCGCCTCCGCCGCCCTGACCCTGTCGGGCGTGCCGTTCATGGGCCCGCTCGCGGCCGCCCGCGTCGGCTATATCGACGGCCAGTACATCTGCAATCCGACCAAGGACCAGATCAAGGCCGGCAGCCTCGAGCTGATTGCCGCCGGTACCCACGACGCCATCCTGATGGTCGAGTCGGAAGCCAAGGAGCTGAGCGAAGAAGTCATGCTCGGCGCCGTGATGTACGCGCACAACCAGTCGAAGCCGGTGATCGAGGCGATCATCAAGCTCGCCGAGGCCGCCGCCAAGGAGCCCTGGGAACTCAAGAGCGACGACAGCAGCTCGACCCTCGACAAGATCAAGGGCGCGGTCGGCGATACCATCGCCGACGCCTACAAGATCATCGCCAAGGCTGACCGCCAGTCGGCGCTGGGCAAGGCCAAGGCCACGGTCAAGGAGCTTTTCAAGGACAGCGCCCCCGCCGAGGCCCTGAAGGCGTCGAAGCTGGTCAAGAAGGTCGAGGGCAGCATCGTCCGCCAGGCCATCCTGAAGGAAGGCAAGCGCATCGACGGCCGCAACACCACCACCGTCCGCCCGATCGAAGCGATGGTCGGCTTCCTGCCGCGCACCCATGGTTCGGCGCTGTTCACCCGCGGCGAGACCCAGGCGATCGTCTCGACGACGCTCGGCACCTCGGACGCCGAGCAGATGATCGATGGCCTCGACGGCCTGCGCTACGAGCGCTTCATGCTCCACTACAACTTCCCGCCTTACTCGGTCGGTGAAGTCGGCCGCTTCGGTGCGCCGAGCCGCCGCGACATCGGTCACGGCAAGCTGGCGTGGCGCGCGATCAACCCGCTCCTGCCGACCAAGGAGGCGTTCCCCTATACGATCCGCGTCCTCTCCGACATTACCGAGTCGAACGGCTCGTCGTCGATGGCGACGGTCTGCGGCGCCTCGCTGGCCCTGATGGATGCGGGCGTTCCGCTCACCCGTCCGGTCGCCGGCATCGCCATGGGCCTGATCCTCGAGGGCAAGGAGTTCGCCGTGATCTCCGACATCCTCGGCGACGAGGATCACCTCGGCGACATGGACTTCAAGGTCGCGGGCACCAGCGACGGCATCACCGCGCTGCAGATGGACATCAAGGTCGCCGGGATCACCGAGGAGATCATGAAGGTCGCCCTCGCCCAGGCGAAGGACGGCCGCGAGCACATCCTCGGCGAGATGGCCAAGGCGCTCGACACCACCCGCACCGAGATGTCGGCCCACGCGCCGCGCATCGAGACGCTGCAGATCGACAAGTCGAAGATCCGCGACGTCATCGGCACCGGCGGCAAGATCATCCGCGAGATCGTCGCCACCACCGGTGCGAAGGTCAACATCGAGGACGACGGCACCGTCAAGATCGCCTCGTCCGACCCGGCGCAGATCGAGGCCGCCAAGAAGTGGATCCTCGGGATCACGCAGGAAGCGGAAGTCGGCAAGGTCTACGACGGCAAGGTCGTCTCGATGGTCGACTTCGGCGCGTTCGTGAATTTCATGGGTGCCAAGGACGGTCTCGTCCACATCTCGGAAATCAAGAACGAGCGCGTCACCAACGTCAAGGACGTGCTCACCGAGGGCCAGGCCGTGAAGGTCAAGGTCCTCGCCATGGACGAGCGCGGCAAGGTCCGCCTGTCGATGCGCCTCGTCGACCAGGAGACCGGTGCCGAAATCGCCGACACCCGCCCGCCGCGTGAAGGTGGCGAGGAGTCGCGTGGACCGCGCCGTGAAGGTGGTCCGCGTCGTGACGGCGGTGCCGGCGGCGGCGACCGTGGTGGCCGTGGCGGCGGTGACCGTGGTCCCCGCAGCGAAGGCGGCGACCGTGGCCCGCGCCGCGATGGTGGCGACCGTGGTCCCCGCAACGAAGGCGGCGACCGTGGCCCGCGTCTGGAGCGGACCCCCGAGGCCGCTGAGTCCGAGCCGACGTTCGCGCCGAGCTTCCTGACCGGCGACCGCGACTAG
- the truB gene encoding tRNA pseudouridine(55) synthase TruB, whose translation MHGWIILDKPLGLSSAQGVAAIKRLLRTAGLPVPKIGHGGTLDPLATGVLPIALGEATKLAGRMLDATKGYSFTVAWGSSTTTEDAEGAVTASSDVRPTEAKILAALPQFTGPIVQTPPAYSALKIDGERAYKRARAGEVVVLAQRHLTIFALDLIEASPDSATFEVTCSKGTYVRSLGRDLALALGTVGHISMLRRTRAGPFVLAQAISLDKLNQSADGAALEQAVLPLTAGLDDIPAFAVSPEEAAALRKGQALPGHPASHGLYLATDGPVPVALVDVSSAAVRVVRGFNL comes from the coding sequence ATGCACGGCTGGATCATCCTCGACAAACCCCTCGGCCTCAGCAGCGCGCAGGGCGTCGCGGCGATCAAGCGGCTGCTCCGTACTGCAGGCCTGCCGGTGCCCAAGATCGGGCATGGCGGCACGCTCGACCCGCTCGCGACGGGCGTGCTGCCGATTGCGCTGGGGGAGGCGACCAAGCTGGCGGGGCGGATGCTCGACGCGACCAAGGGCTACAGCTTCACGGTCGCGTGGGGGTCCTCGACGACAACCGAGGATGCGGAAGGGGCGGTGACCGCCTCCTCCGACGTCCGCCCGACCGAGGCGAAAATCCTTGCCGCGCTGCCGCAGTTCACCGGGCCGATCGTGCAGACTCCGCCGGCGTACTCCGCGCTCAAGATCGACGGCGAGCGGGCCTACAAAAGGGCACGGGCGGGCGAGGTCGTGGTGCTGGCCCAGCGCCACCTGACGATCTTCGCGCTCGACCTGATAGAAGCGTCGCCCGACTCCGCGACGTTCGAGGTGACCTGCTCGAAGGGCACCTACGTCCGCAGCCTTGGGCGCGACCTCGCCTTGGCATTGGGCACGGTCGGACATATCTCCATGCTGAGGCGGACGCGGGCGGGTCCGTTCGTTCTGGCGCAGGCGATATCGCTGGACAAACTGAACCAAAGCGCCGATGGGGCCGCGCTTGAACAGGCGGTCTTACCGCTGACCGCAGGGCTGGACGACATCCCGGCTTTCGCAGTCTCGCCCGAAGAGGCAGCCGCGCTCCGCAAGGGGCAGGCGCTCCCCGGGCACCCCGCTTCCCACGGGCTGTATCTCGCAACCGACGGGCCTGTTCCGGTTGCACTGGTGGACGTTTCGTCTGCCGCGGTACGGGTCGTGCGCGGGTTCAACCTTTGA
- the rpsO gene encoding 30S ribosomal protein S15 codes for MSITTGRKAEVIADNARTAGDTGSPEVQVSILTERIVNLTEHFKIHAKDNHSRRGLLVLVNKRRSLLDYLKSRDGGRYTALITKLGLRK; via the coding sequence ATGTCGATCACCACTGGCCGCAAGGCCGAAGTCATTGCCGATAACGCCCGCACTGCCGGCGATACCGGCTCCCCCGAAGTCCAGGTTTCGATCCTCACCGAGCGTATCGTCAACCTGACCGAGCACTTCAAAATCCACGCGAAGGACAACCATTCGCGCCGCGGTCTGCTGGTCCTCGTCAACAAGCGCCGCTCGCTGCTCGACTATCTGAAGAGCCGGGACGGCGGTCGCTACACCGCACTGATCACGAAGCTCGGGCTTCGTAAGTAA
- a CDS encoding nitronate monooxygenase, giving the protein MLHGLGAVLMGGREILPLVEGGKGVAATNHLSSGAWALAGGVGTISAVNADSYDPTGRIIPQVYQALTRRERHEELVNYAIEGAVQQVQRAYEMAADELNRGLGALNINVLWEMGGAQRVLQGVLERTKGLVNGVTCGAGMPYKLSEIAAHHGVYYYPIISSARAFRALWKRAYSKAAEWLGAVVYEDPWLAGGHNGLSNAEDPRVPQDPFPRVRDLRATMRESGIPDTIPIIMAGGVWRLDEWTDWIDNPELGKIVFQFGTRPLLTQESPIPDGWKARLMTLKPGDISLHKFSPTGFYSSAIRNPFLRELEARSHRQIAFSATATGDHQFLLDVGVGRKKYYVTRDDLLSAREWYAHGFVDALKTPDNTLVFVGTGERDTIRKDQADCMGCLSQCGFSSWADTETNTTGRLADPRSFCIQKTLQDIAHGGDTEANLMFGGHSAFRFAQDPFYSNGFVPTVKQLVDRIMTGA; this is encoded by the coding sequence ATGCTGCACGGACTGGGCGCGGTGCTGATGGGCGGCCGCGAAATTCTGCCTCTCGTCGAGGGGGGCAAGGGCGTTGCGGCGACCAACCACCTGTCGTCGGGTGCGTGGGCGCTGGCGGGCGGGGTCGGTACGATCAGCGCGGTCAACGCCGACAGCTACGACCCGACCGGGCGCATCATCCCCCAGGTCTACCAAGCCCTGACGCGGCGCGAGCGCCACGAGGAGCTCGTCAACTACGCGATCGAGGGTGCGGTCCAGCAGGTCCAGCGCGCCTATGAGATGGCGGCAGATGAGCTCAACCGCGGTCTCGGCGCGCTCAACATCAACGTGCTATGGGAAATGGGCGGGGCGCAGCGCGTCCTGCAGGGTGTCCTCGAACGCACCAAGGGGCTGGTCAACGGCGTTACTTGCGGCGCCGGCATGCCCTACAAGCTCAGCGAGATCGCCGCGCATCACGGCGTCTATTATTACCCGATCATCAGCAGCGCCCGTGCCTTCCGGGCGCTGTGGAAGCGCGCCTACTCCAAGGCTGCCGAATGGCTCGGCGCAGTGGTCTACGAGGACCCGTGGCTGGCGGGCGGACACAACGGCCTGAGCAACGCCGAGGACCCGCGGGTCCCCCAGGACCCCTTCCCCCGTGTCCGCGACCTACGCGCGACGATGCGCGAGTCGGGCATTCCCGACACCATCCCGATCATCATGGCAGGCGGCGTCTGGCGGCTCGACGAGTGGACCGACTGGATCGACAACCCCGAGCTCGGCAAGATCGTCTTCCAGTTCGGGACACGGCCGTTGCTCACCCAGGAAAGCCCGATTCCGGACGGCTGGAAGGCGCGGCTGATGACGCTCAAGCCGGGCGATATCTCGCTGCATAAGTTCTCGCCGACGGGCTTCTACTCGAGCGCGATCCGCAACCCGTTCCTGCGCGAACTCGAGGCCCGCAGCCACCGCCAGATCGCGTTCTCGGCGACCGCCACCGGTGACCACCAGTTCCTCCTCGACGTCGGCGTCGGCCGCAAGAAATACTACGTCACCCGCGACGACCTGCTCAGCGCGCGTGAATGGTACGCGCACGGCTTCGTCGACGCGCTCAAGACCCCCGACAACACCCTGGTCTTCGTCGGCACCGGGGAGCGTGACACGATCCGCAAGGACCAGGCCGACTGCATGGGCTGCCTGAGCCAGTGCGGCTTCAGTAGTTGGGCCGACACCGAGACCAACACCACCGGGCGTCTGGCAGACCCTCGCTCGTTCTGCATCCAGAAAACGCTGCAGGACATTGCGCACGGCGGCGACACCGAGGCGAACCTGATGTTCGGCGGCCACTCGGCGTTCCGCTTCGCCCAAGACCCGTTTTACTCGAACGGTTTCGTGCCGACGGTGAAGCAACTTGTCGACCGGATCATGACCGGGGCCTGA
- a CDS encoding UbiH/UbiF/VisC/COQ6 family ubiquinone biosynthesis hydroxylase, whose translation MAHDVIIIGGGLVGMTLALALDAHGVTSAVVDAADLDQTLAQGFDGRASAIASASARMFRVIGLGGVLNEHGGAIGGIRVTDGLSPLHLHFDATEGDSGPLGYMVENRLLRIALLAAGRAAAGIELHAPASAASVVRAQDGVTVTLTDGTVLTSPLVVAADGRRSALREATGIRSSRWTYPNTAIVTMIGHDRDHGGVAAELFYPSGPFAVLPMLGGFRSAIVWTVDAADAPGMLKLGPRGLAAEIERHTGGYLGKVEVIAPAASYPLAFHHAESYVAERLALVGDAAHGIHPIAGQGLNMGLRDVAALAEVIVDGIRLGMDLGAPALLERYDRWRRVDNMAVAAATDTLNRLFAVKGGLPAAVRRLGLAAVERIPRLKAGFMAEARGETGARPKLLTGELV comes from the coding sequence ATGGCGCACGACGTGATCATCATCGGCGGCGGGCTGGTCGGCATGACGCTAGCGCTGGCGCTCGACGCGCATGGCGTCACCAGCGCGGTGGTCGATGCCGCCGACCTCGACCAGACACTGGCACAGGGCTTCGACGGCCGCGCCTCCGCCATCGCGAGCGCGTCCGCACGGATGTTCCGCGTCATCGGCCTCGGCGGGGTCCTCAACGAGCACGGCGGCGCGATCGGCGGCATCCGGGTTACCGACGGTCTGTCGCCCCTGCACCTGCACTTCGACGCCACCGAGGGCGACAGCGGCCCGCTCGGCTATATGGTCGAGAACCGCCTGCTCCGCATTGCGCTGCTCGCCGCCGGACGCGCCGCGGCGGGGATCGAGCTCCACGCCCCCGCCAGCGCTGCCAGCGTCGTGCGTGCGCAGGACGGGGTCACCGTGACGCTCACCGACGGCACCGTGCTGACCTCGCCGCTGGTCGTCGCCGCCGATGGCCGCCGCTCGGCGCTGCGCGAGGCGACCGGCATCCGCAGCAGCCGCTGGACTTACCCCAACACCGCCATTGTCACGATGATCGGCCATGACCGCGACCATGGCGGAGTGGCGGCGGAGCTGTTTTACCCGTCGGGGCCGTTCGCGGTGCTGCCGATGCTGGGCGGCTTCCGCTCGGCGATCGTCTGGACGGTCGACGCCGCCGACGCGCCCGGCATGCTCAAGCTCGGGCCGCGTGGGTTGGCGGCCGAGATCGAGCGCCACACCGGCGGCTACCTCGGCAAGGTCGAGGTCATCGCCCCCGCTGCATCCTATCCGCTGGCGTTCCACCACGCCGAAAGCTACGTCGCCGAGCGCCTGGCGCTGGTCGGCGATGCCGCGCACGGCATCCACCCGATCGCCGGCCAGGGCCTCAACATGGGGCTGCGTGATGTCGCCGCACTGGCCGAGGTCATCGTCGACGGCATCCGCCTCGGCATGGACCTCGGCGCGCCCGCTTTGCTGGAGCGCTACGACCGCTGGCGGCGCGTCGACAACATGGCGGTGGCAGCCGCGACCGACACGCTCAACCGGTTGTTCGCGGTGAAGGGCGGATTGCCCGCGGCGGTGCGGCGGCTCGGGCTGGCGGCGGTCGAGCGAATTCCCCGGCTCAAGGCGGGGTTCATGGCGGAGGCGCGGGGCGAGACGGGAGCGCGGCCGAAATTGCTGACGGGTGAGCTGGTCTAG
- a CDS encoding Trm112 family protein — MSEPVAPVHTIDPRLLEILVCPMTRTTLRYDEVAQELISDSAGLAYPIRDGVPIMLADEAREIVT, encoded by the coding sequence GTGAGCGAGCCCGTCGCCCCGGTTCACACGATCGACCCGAGGCTGCTCGAGATCCTCGTCTGTCCGATGACCCGGACGACCCTGCGTTATGACGAGGTGGCGCAGGAGCTGATCTCCGACAGCGCCGGCCTGGCCTACCCGATACGCGACGGCGTGCCGATCATGCTGGCGGATGAGGCGCGGGAGATCGTGACCTAG
- a CDS encoding DNA translocase FtsK 4TM domain-containing protein, with protein MATSAAVLRNTPTRGGTQRAPARAGIVPERWVAALRQILGQGFGVLLVAAAVAALVALIGYDPRDPSLGTASGRLPQNPLGGIGAIVADLGLTVFGWAAVALLVPVVIAGLRLLGTAGVRRWRVMLLLTVIGTMLLAAAVGAVLPDRVELPAGTGGMVGLLGAKALARLPDLAGVAIAPPVAVVLGLVALTLLGWGSGLGHRDIAAFAGLFRRVPADDDDGVDTVERIRRPRPARPEALVDTFAPELAAAPRTNIVTDSRIAPPPSKRLAKDRQPSLDLRDRYQLPSLALLKAPAKGPVVRIDAASLEQNARLLESVLDDFGVKGRIGDVRPGPVVTMYELEPAPGIKASRVIGLSDDIARSMSALSARVAVVAGRNVIGIELPNQRREMVVLSELINSAAFDDSAQTLPLVLGKSIAGDPVIADLSPMPHLLIAGTTGSGKSVGLNCMILSLLYRLTPQQCRMIMIDPKMLELSVYDRIPHLLAPVVTEPAKAIRALKWTVEQMEDRYRMMATINVRSLSGFNQRVAEAKASGKPFIRKVHTGYDDDGQPIHEEETLDFDTLPLIVVVVDELADLMMTAGKEVEFLIQRLAQKARAAGIHLIMATQRPSVDVITGVIKANLPTRISFQVTSKIDSRTILGEQGAEQLLGKGDMLYMPGGKAVVRVHGPFVTDEEVEAVAEHWRGQGRPDYDDAVTREVPPDGDGGGGGGLGLDGGPGGGPGGGDAEADLYARAVQVVAESQKASISYVQRQLRVGYNSAARLVERMEKDGYVGVPDHVGRREVLIDASGVRN; from the coding sequence ATGGCGACGTCAGCAGCGGTTCTCCGCAATACGCCGACGCGTGGCGGCACTCAGCGTGCCCCGGCGCGGGCCGGCATCGTGCCCGAGCGCTGGGTCGCGGCGCTGCGCCAGATTCTCGGCCAGGGCTTTGGAGTGTTGCTCGTCGCGGCCGCTGTCGCCGCGCTCGTCGCGCTGATCGGCTACGACCCGCGCGACCCCTCGCTGGGGACCGCGAGCGGCCGGCTGCCGCAGAACCCGCTCGGTGGCATCGGCGCGATCGTCGCGGACCTAGGGCTGACCGTCTTTGGCTGGGCGGCGGTGGCGCTGCTCGTGCCGGTCGTGATCGCGGGCCTGCGGCTGCTCGGCACCGCGGGGGTTCGGCGCTGGCGCGTAATGCTGCTGCTGACCGTGATCGGCACGATGCTGCTGGCCGCCGCCGTCGGTGCCGTGCTGCCGGATCGGGTCGAGCTGCCGGCCGGCACCGGCGGCATGGTCGGCCTCCTCGGGGCTAAGGCCCTGGCGCGCCTGCCCGACCTCGCTGGCGTCGCCATCGCGCCGCCCGTCGCCGTGGTCCTCGGCCTGGTCGCGCTCACCCTGCTCGGCTGGGGCAGCGGCCTCGGTCACCGCGATATCGCCGCCTTCGCTGGCCTGTTCCGGCGTGTTCCCGCCGACGACGACGATGGTGTCGACACCGTCGAGCGCATCCGCCGCCCGCGTCCCGCCCGGCCCGAGGCGCTCGTCGATACCTTCGCGCCGGAGCTTGCCGCCGCCCCCCGGACCAACATCGTCACCGACAGCCGCATCGCACCGCCGCCGTCGAAGCGCCTTGCCAAGGACCGCCAGCCGTCGCTCGACCTCCGCGATCGCTACCAGTTGCCGTCGCTCGCGCTGCTCAAAGCCCCCGCCAAGGGCCCGGTCGTCAGGATCGACGCTGCCAGCCTCGAGCAGAACGCCCGGCTGCTGGAGAGCGTGCTGGACGATTTCGGCGTCAAGGGCCGCATCGGCGACGTCCGGCCCGGCCCCGTGGTCACCATGTACGAGCTCGAACCCGCTCCGGGCATCAAGGCGAGCCGCGTCATCGGGCTGTCCGACGACATCGCCCGCTCGATGAGCGCATTGTCGGCGCGCGTCGCGGTCGTCGCGGGCCGCAACGTCATCGGCATCGAGCTGCCCAACCAGCGCCGCGAGATGGTCGTGCTGTCGGAGCTGATCAACTCCGCCGCCTTCGACGACAGCGCGCAGACGCTGCCGCTGGTGCTCGGCAAGTCGATCGCCGGCGACCCGGTCATCGCCGACCTGTCGCCGATGCCCCATTTGCTGATCGCCGGCACCACCGGCTCGGGCAAGTCGGTCGGCCTCAACTGCATGATCCTGTCGCTGCTGTACCGGCTGACGCCGCAGCAGTGCCGGATGATCATGATCGACCCCAAGATGCTGGAGCTGTCGGTCTACGACCGCATCCCGCACCTGCTCGCGCCGGTGGTGACGGAGCCCGCCAAGGCGATCCGCGCGCTCAAGTGGACCGTCGAGCAGATGGAGGATCGCTACCGCATGATGGCGACGATCAACGTCCGCTCGCTCAGTGGCTTCAACCAGCGCGTCGCCGAGGCCAAGGCCAGCGGCAAGCCGTTCATCCGTAAGGTCCACACCGGCTACGACGACGACGGCCAGCCGATCCACGAGGAGGAGACGCTCGACTTCGACACGCTGCCGCTGATCGTGGTCGTCGTCGACGAACTTGCCGACCTGATGATGACCGCCGGCAAGGAGGTCGAGTTCCTGATCCAGCGCCTCGCCCAGAAGGCGCGCGCGGCGGGCATCCACCTGATCATGGCGACCCAGCGCCCCTCGGTCGACGTCATCACCGGCGTCATCAAGGCGAACCTGCCGACCCGGATCAGCTTCCAGGTGACCAGCAAGATCGACAGCCGCACCATCCTCGGCGAGCAGGGCGCGGAGCAACTCCTCGGCAAGGGCGACATGCTCTACATGCCCGGCGGCAAGGCGGTGGTCCGCGTCCACGGGCCGTTCGTCACCGACGAGGAGGTCGAGGCGGTTGCCGAGCACTGGCGCGGTCAGGGCCGGCCCGACTACGACGATGCGGTCACGCGCGAAGTGCCGCCGGACGGCGATGGCGGTGGCGGTGGCGGGCTCGGCCTCGACGGTGGCCCTGGTGGAGGACCGGGGGGCGGCGACGCGGAGGCGGACCTCTATGCCCGCGCTGTGCAGGTCGTCGCCGAGAGCCAGAAGGCCTCGATCAGCTATGTCCAGCGCCAACTCCGGGTCGGCTACAACAGCGCCGCGCGGCTGGTCGAGCGCATGGAGAAGGACGGCTATGTCGGCGTTCCCGACCATGTCGGCCGCCGCGAGGTGCTGATCGACGCGAGCGGAGTCCGCAATTAG
- the trxA gene encoding thioredoxin, producing the protein MASLATAATEKASIEAFRRDVVEASATALVLVDFWAEWCGPCKTLTPMLERTVAEYTPRVSLVKIDVDKNQTLASQFRIQSIPTVYAFLNGQPVDGFQGALGERELKAFIDRLLATMPAADTSAADAAAEIEALTEAAAAALAEGAAAEAAEMYAALVQELPDRHDLAAGYARALLALGQVDAAADALAAVPPESKDPAVAQARAALALAQDTGPVVDLGPLKARLAADADDHEARFELANALLAGGDRDAAAAELLDIVRRDRAWNEGAARARLLTLFEATGLGDPWSVATRRKLSTILFA; encoded by the coding sequence GTGGCCAGCCTTGCGACCGCTGCAACCGAGAAAGCCAGTATCGAGGCGTTTCGCCGCGATGTCGTCGAGGCGTCGGCGACAGCGCTCGTGCTCGTCGACTTTTGGGCCGAGTGGTGCGGGCCCTGCAAGACCCTGACCCCGATGCTCGAACGGACTGTCGCCGAATATACGCCGCGCGTGTCGCTGGTGAAGATCGACGTCGACAAGAATCAGACGCTCGCCAGCCAGTTTCGCATCCAGTCGATCCCGACGGTCTATGCGTTCCTGAACGGCCAGCCGGTCGACGGCTTCCAGGGCGCGCTCGGCGAACGTGAGCTGAAGGCGTTTATCGACCGGCTGCTCGCGACCATGCCCGCCGCCGACACCAGTGCGGCCGATGCCGCTGCCGAGATCGAGGCGCTGACCGAGGCTGCCGCTGCCGCGCTCGCCGAAGGTGCGGCCGCCGAAGCCGCCGAAATGTACGCGGCGCTGGTCCAGGAGCTGCCCGACCGCCACGACCTCGCAGCGGGTTATGCGCGCGCGCTGCTCGCGCTCGGGCAGGTCGACGCCGCTGCCGATGCGCTCGCCGCGGTCCCGCCCGAAAGCAAGGACCCTGCCGTGGCCCAAGCCCGGGCGGCGTTGGCGCTGGCGCAGGATACCGGGCCGGTCGTGGACCTCGGACCGCTCAAAGCACGCCTCGCGGCCGACGCCGATGACCATGAGGCGAGGTTCGAGCTGGCGAACGCACTGCTCGCCGGCGGTGACCGCGACGCTGCCGCCGCTGAACTGCTCGACATCGTCCGCCGCGACCGGGCCTGGAACGAGGGTGCCGCCCGCGCCCGACTGCTGACGCTGTTCGAGGCGACCGGCCTCGGCGATCCATGGTCGGTGGCGACACGGCGCAAATTGTCGACCATATTGTTCGCATGA